A part of Amycolatopsis lurida genomic DNA contains:
- a CDS encoding FAD-dependent monooxygenase: MHILISGAGVAGLSAAVTLGARGHRVELVERSSHLRVNGSPIDVRGDAIAITGAMGLLEQIRSRRLRMSEQAVFVDSAGGVVAALPVAETSDSDDDIEIAREDLATVLAGALPADATLVFQDSVATLTDDGTGVDVRFVSGRAERFDLVVGADGLHGAVRRLTFGLEADFVKHLGVYAAIADLPAEAGKGGPNAYNFPGHMAGIMRYRDRALAVFLFRSGPIDYDYHDLDAQKKILTDAFAGHDEWRIPELIAAAQADPELYFDSSAQIQLPTWHRGRVVLVGDAAHAASGLSGRDTSRCLAPRFSPRNSTRRTSPPVSGATKPASAPTCTLRKPASSVARNWSCPPAGRTSRRVIPRFAWTPTDVSRD; the protein is encoded by the coding sequence ATGCACATCCTCATCTCCGGCGCCGGTGTGGCCGGGCTCTCGGCCGCGGTCACCCTCGGAGCGCGAGGCCACCGGGTGGAGCTCGTGGAACGCTCTTCGCACCTGCGGGTGAACGGGTCGCCGATCGACGTCCGCGGCGACGCGATCGCCATCACCGGCGCAATGGGGCTACTGGAACAGATTCGCAGCCGACGGCTGCGGATGTCGGAGCAGGCGGTCTTCGTCGACTCCGCCGGCGGCGTCGTCGCGGCGCTGCCGGTGGCGGAGACCAGCGACTCCGACGACGATATCGAGATCGCGCGTGAGGACCTCGCGACCGTGCTCGCCGGGGCATTGCCCGCGGACGCCACCCTGGTGTTCCAGGATTCCGTGGCCACCCTCACCGACGACGGAACCGGGGTCGACGTTCGCTTCGTTTCCGGCCGCGCCGAGCGGTTCGACCTGGTGGTCGGCGCCGACGGCCTCCACGGCGCGGTGCGGCGGCTGACCTTCGGGCTCGAAGCGGACTTCGTCAAGCACCTCGGTGTGTACGCCGCGATTGCCGATCTCCCCGCGGAGGCCGGCAAGGGCGGACCGAATGCCTACAACTTCCCCGGTCACATGGCCGGCATCATGCGCTACCGGGACCGCGCGCTCGCGGTGTTCCTGTTCCGCTCCGGCCCGATCGACTACGACTACCACGATCTGGACGCGCAGAAGAAGATCCTCACCGACGCGTTCGCGGGACACGACGAGTGGCGGATCCCCGAGCTCATTGCGGCGGCGCAGGCAGATCCCGAGTTGTACTTCGACTCGTCGGCCCAGATCCAGCTACCCACCTGGCATCGTGGTCGCGTAGTGCTCGTCGGCGACGCCGCACACGCCGCCTCCGGGCTCTCTGGCCGCGACACCTCGCGCTGCTTGGCGCCTCGTTTCTCGCCCAGGAACTCGACGAGAAGGACCTCGCCGCCGGTTTCCGGCGCTACGAAGCCCGCCAGTGCCCCTACGTGCACACTGCGCAAGCCAGCGTCGTCGGTGGCGCGGAACTGGTCGTGCCCGCCAGCCGGGAGGACATCGAGGCGCGTAATACCCCGCTTCGCGTGGACACCAACTGACGTTTCGCGAGACTGA
- a CDS encoding ferredoxin: protein MKINVDRGRCLGLGVCESLAPDVFEVNDAGELVLKASTLPEDRLSDMDAAVEGGPDEALRIER from the coding sequence ATGAAGATTAACGTCGACCGTGGCAGGTGCCTCGGCCTGGGCGTCTGCGAGTCCCTGGCCCCGGACGTGTTCGAAGTGAACGATGCCGGAGAGCTGGTGCTCAAGGCCAGCACCCTCCCGGAGGACCGGCTGTCCGACATGGACGCCGCGGTAGAGGGCGGCCCGGACGAGGCGTTGCGCATCGAGCGCTGA
- a CDS encoding NAD(P)/FAD-dependent oxidoreductase yields MRPPIREALERGARTVVIGAGFIGSEVASAARKRGLDVTVIDATPTPLVRAVGEAMGALCASLHRRNGTDLRCGTAVKAIEGPGRVEQVVLTDGTVLPADLVVVGIGADPSVDWLDGSGLRLEDGVVCDEYLHTGMDGIYAGGDVAQRAVPAISQDLRDRAVLLVRLVRQPDPVRGSAPG; encoded by the coding sequence ATGCGACCCCCCATACGCGAGGCGCTGGAACGCGGAGCGCGGACGGTGGTGATCGGAGCGGGCTTCATCGGCTCCGAAGTCGCTTCGGCCGCACGGAAACGTGGCCTCGACGTGACGGTGATCGACGCCACGCCCACACCGCTGGTACGGGCGGTTGGCGAGGCGATGGGCGCTCTCTGCGCTTCGCTGCACCGGCGCAACGGAACGGACCTCCGGTGCGGCACCGCCGTCAAAGCGATCGAGGGCCCCGGCCGCGTCGAGCAGGTGGTGCTGACCGACGGCACGGTTCTGCCCGCCGACCTGGTGGTGGTCGGCATCGGAGCCGATCCCTCGGTCGACTGGCTCGACGGCTCGGGCCTGCGGCTAGAGGACGGCGTCGTATGTGACGAATACCTGCACACGGGGATGGACGGGATCTACGCGGGCGGTGACGTCGCACAACGCGCTGTACCCGCGATCAGCCAAGACCTACGAGACCGTGCCGTACTTCTGGTCAGACTGGTACGACAGCCGGATCCAGTTCGCGGGAGTGCCCCAGGCTGA
- a CDS encoding MFS transporter, with protein MTDLEGAQFRGGLSDLRRGRHRSLFVRDHAAPIMFDNAKPDQESTVGETSITPTTSSRTRHAGWSRLLVGRTAILLLVNIMVDTVITAPIIVLPKMLDHFGTDEPAWLNSSAMLAGAIGSPLLGRIADRHGKRRILVLTLVIAAVGALVCLLAPTLWVFVAGRMIQGAAVASLFLTVGIVKDICEPRLGMVVTGVVTTGNAVFGIGTTFLFDYLGDAYGYQLVFVVAGCLAVVTAVLVRFLLPESSQLTPSRIDVRGALLLGGGLALTVAYLSFGSEYGWGSALPLLLAGLAALGVWYVLSRRIPEPVVDLHDRGRPLILTLLVVVLGTGAYQSMLQLFSLLSDVSPDQGLGYGLAGGGGAAIGLLLGLPSLGIVLGGTLSGAISARTGPAPTMAAGVALGTVATLGLFAGVDSLPIAVVCSFLLSLTAGTLVTSGFNMAGVLAPPERQATVSSQVMVMVAIGSVFLNFVGAAVLKSHQVIVDGASLNSARGVFTYIGIGLAAFVLAGVLAVLLVRAQRVPADGRRSVQRR; from the coding sequence GTGACGGACCTGGAGGGCGCACAGTTCCGCGGCGGCCTGTCCGACCTCCGGCGCGGCAGGCACCGCTCGCTGTTCGTGCGAGACCACGCCGCACCGATCATGTTCGACAACGCCAAACCCGATCAGGAGAGCACCGTGGGAGAGACCAGTATCACCCCAACAACATCTAGCCGGACGCGGCACGCGGGATGGAGCAGACTGCTCGTAGGCCGGACGGCCATCCTGCTGCTGGTGAACATCATGGTGGACACCGTGATCACGGCACCGATCATCGTACTGCCCAAGATGCTCGACCATTTCGGAACCGACGAACCGGCGTGGCTCAACTCCAGCGCGATGCTGGCGGGCGCGATAGGGTCACCGTTGCTCGGCAGGATCGCCGACCGGCACGGCAAACGCCGGATCCTGGTGCTGACCCTGGTCATCGCGGCGGTGGGAGCCCTCGTGTGCCTGCTCGCGCCCACCCTGTGGGTGTTCGTCGCCGGGCGGATGATTCAGGGCGCGGCCGTGGCATCGCTGTTCCTCACGGTCGGCATCGTCAAGGACATCTGCGAGCCGAGGCTCGGGATGGTCGTCACCGGTGTCGTGACGACCGGCAACGCGGTCTTCGGTATCGGTACCACGTTCCTGTTCGACTACCTCGGCGACGCGTACGGCTACCAGCTGGTGTTCGTCGTGGCCGGCTGCCTGGCCGTCGTCACGGCGGTCCTGGTGCGCTTCCTGCTGCCGGAGTCCTCGCAGCTGACCCCGAGCCGGATCGATGTCCGAGGGGCGTTGCTGCTCGGCGGTGGCCTGGCCCTGACGGTCGCCTACCTCAGTTTCGGGTCGGAGTACGGCTGGGGCAGCGCGCTGCCGCTCCTGCTGGCCGGTCTCGCGGCGCTCGGTGTCTGGTACGTGCTGTCGCGGCGGATTCCCGAGCCGGTGGTCGACCTCCACGACCGCGGTCGCCCGCTTATCCTGACGCTGCTGGTGGTCGTACTTGGAACCGGGGCGTACCAGAGCATGCTGCAGCTGTTCAGCCTGCTCAGTGACGTGTCGCCGGACCAGGGACTCGGCTACGGGCTCGCGGGCGGCGGTGGTGCGGCAATCGGCCTGCTGCTCGGCCTACCGTCGCTGGGGATCGTGCTCGGTGGCACGCTTTCGGGAGCGATCTCGGCCCGGACCGGGCCCGCTCCGACGATGGCCGCCGGGGTGGCACTCGGGACGGTGGCGACCCTCGGGTTGTTCGCCGGGGTGGACTCGCTGCCGATCGCGGTCGTCTGTTCCTTCCTGCTGAGCCTCACCGCCGGGACACTGGTGACGTCGGGCTTCAACATGGCGGGCGTCCTGGCGCCTCCGGAACGCCAGGCCACCGTATCCAGCCAGGTCATGGTCATGGTCGCGATCGGCTCGGTGTTCCTGAACTTCGTCGGTGCGGCCGTGCTCAAGTCCCACCAAGTGATCGTCGACGGAGCTTCGCTCAACTCGGCCAGGGGCGTGTTCACCTACATCGGAATCGGGCTGGCCGCGTTCGTGCTCGCCGGGGTACTGGCCGTACTGCTGGTGCGCGCCCAGCGAGTACCGGCGGACGGACGCCGCAGTGTTCAGCGTCGGTAG
- a CDS encoding TetR/AcrR family transcriptional regulator, whose amino-acid sequence MATTKTTAQTPGRRRRTESKRAAILDAAEWLFVTDGYELTSVDAIAARAQVSKRTVYDHFGDKRTLYGSVLARVHESVTATVRDAVDQELTEDRDLGDALTAFAMRVVTEAFPSSSYVAHRRLTSQGPSAPRLPEAVHERPERLLEERFALLAAAGELRVPDPRRAAKHFTALTVLLALEALREDPTEPAAQAEIPAIIADGVDAFLRAYRR is encoded by the coding sequence ATGGCGACGACGAAAACGACAGCTCAGACCCCTGGCCGGCGGCGGCGAACCGAGAGCAAGCGGGCAGCCATCCTTGATGCCGCCGAATGGCTCTTCGTCACGGACGGCTACGAGCTCACCAGCGTCGACGCCATCGCCGCGCGGGCGCAGGTGTCCAAACGCACCGTCTACGACCACTTCGGAGACAAGCGGACGCTGTACGGAAGCGTCCTGGCCCGGGTACACGAGAGTGTCACGGCAACCGTGCGCGACGCTGTCGACCAAGAACTCACCGAGGACCGCGACCTGGGCGACGCACTCACGGCCTTCGCGATGCGCGTGGTCACCGAGGCTTTTCCGTCTTCGAGCTATGTGGCACACCGGAGGCTGACCTCGCAGGGCCCTTCGGCGCCGCGGTTGCCCGAGGCCGTGCACGAGCGACCCGAGCGCTTGTTGGAAGAGCGCTTCGCGCTACTCGCGGCTGCCGGCGAACTGCGGGTTCCCGACCCGCGGCGTGCAGCGAAGCACTTCACCGCCCTGACGGTTCTCCTGGCGCTGGAAGCGCTCCGGGAAGACCCGACGGAACCAGCCGCGCAGGCGGAGATCCCGGCGATCATCGCGGATGGAGTCGATGCCTTTCTCCGCGCCTACCGACGCTGA
- a CDS encoding ABC transporter ATP-binding protein yields MAETTTVPRGGAGIRARGLTKRYGSKVVVDDLSFTAEPGAITGFLGPNGAGKSTTMRMLLGLTEPTAGTITIGGYRIAELDDPSRIVGALLDARAVHPQRTAFDHLLAFAQAAGLGRQRVEEVLDLVGLADAAKRRAGEFSLGMNQRLGIATALLGDPDVLVFDEPLNGLDPEGVRWARTLLRNLAAEGRTILFSSHLMSEMELTADNLVVIGQGRLVAESTLEHFVLAHTTRTVTVSSPALDDLGRALNRAGIAFERGGSGNLLVTGTDPALVGKIAAAEGIALDELTRVRESLEDVFLRLTHDVTEYESRAA; encoded by the coding sequence ATGGCTGAGACAACTACGGTGCCGAGAGGTGGCGCTGGTATTCGAGCGCGCGGTCTGACCAAGCGGTACGGGAGCAAGGTCGTGGTCGACGACCTGTCGTTCACCGCGGAGCCGGGCGCCATCACCGGGTTTCTCGGGCCGAACGGAGCCGGCAAGAGTACGACGATGCGGATGCTCCTGGGCCTGACCGAACCCACCGCGGGCACGATCACCATTGGCGGTTACCGGATCGCCGAGCTCGACGATCCGTCGCGCATCGTCGGCGCGCTCCTGGACGCACGTGCTGTTCATCCGCAGCGCACCGCGTTCGACCACCTCCTCGCGTTCGCCCAGGCCGCGGGCCTCGGCCGGCAACGGGTCGAGGAGGTGCTGGACCTCGTGGGGCTGGCCGATGCGGCCAAGCGTAGGGCGGGTGAGTTCTCGCTGGGGATGAACCAGCGTCTCGGCATCGCGACGGCCTTGCTCGGTGACCCGGATGTCCTGGTTTTCGACGAGCCGCTCAACGGTCTGGACCCCGAGGGTGTCCGGTGGGCACGCACCCTGCTGCGAAATCTGGCGGCGGAGGGTCGCACGATCCTCTTTTCCAGTCATCTGATGTCCGAAATGGAGCTGACCGCGGACAACCTCGTCGTGATCGGCCAGGGCAGGCTCGTCGCCGAATCGACGCTCGAGCACTTCGTCCTCGCGCACACGACGCGGACCGTCACGGTTTCCTCGCCGGCCCTCGACGACCTCGGGCGTGCGCTGAACCGGGCGGGTATCGCGTTCGAGCGGGGCGGGAGCGGGAACCTGCTGGTCACCGGCACCGATCCGGCCCTCGTCGGCAAGATCGCCGCGGCCGAGGGCATCGCGCTCGACGAGCTCACCCGGGTACGCGAGTCCCTGGAGGACGTGTTTCTCCGGCTCACCCACGACGTCACCGAGTACGAAAGCCGCGCGGCATGA
- a CDS encoding ABC transporter permease — protein sequence MIRSEWTKLRSVRTTWIIAFSTIASGVALSVLGISDMLGGSPSEVPADWDPTAGSLKGFLFAQLLIGMLGVFSITPEYSSGLIGTSVAMVPKRSRLLAAKTVVVAAVALVTSLLTTFVSFGVVQLMLHGSGLPAAGLGDPGVLGALGAATLYLTEVALVGVAVGVLTRSSTGSLAVLVGALLLVPALAPGIPGAIGEGFGRLWPFTAGQAAYAVVPVEGAVTPGLGILILLVATAAVSAASHWVIRIRDV from the coding sequence ATGATCCGCTCCGAATGGACCAAGCTCCGGAGTGTCCGCACCACGTGGATCATCGCGTTCAGCACCATCGCCTCGGGTGTCGCGCTCAGCGTGCTCGGCATATCCGACATGCTCGGTGGCTCGCCGTCGGAGGTGCCCGCCGACTGGGATCCGACCGCGGGGAGTCTGAAGGGGTTTCTGTTCGCGCAGCTCCTCATCGGAATGCTCGGAGTATTCAGCATCACGCCCGAATACAGCAGCGGGCTGATCGGCACCAGCGTCGCCATGGTGCCGAAGCGATCCCGCCTTCTCGCCGCGAAGACAGTCGTCGTGGCGGCGGTCGCGCTGGTCACCAGTCTGCTCACCACGTTCGTCAGCTTCGGTGTAGTCCAACTGATGCTGCACGGTTCGGGTCTGCCCGCCGCCGGGCTCGGTGATCCGGGGGTGCTGGGCGCACTGGGGGCGGCCACGCTATACCTGACGGAGGTCGCACTCGTCGGGGTAGCCGTCGGGGTGCTGACGCGATCGAGTACCGGCAGCCTCGCCGTGCTCGTCGGTGCCCTCCTCCTCGTGCCCGCCCTTGCGCCGGGCATTCCCGGAGCCATCGGTGAGGGGTTCGGGCGGTTGTGGCCTTTCACGGCGGGGCAGGCCGCGTACGCGGTGGTCCCGGTCGAGGGCGCGGTCACGCCAGGACTCGGGATCCTGATCTTGCTCGTGGCGACGGCAGCCGTCAGTGCCGCCAGTCACTGGGTGATCCGCATCCGGGATGTGTGA
- a CDS encoding FAD-dependent oxidoreductase: protein MNELPVVVIGAGPVGLAAAAELVERGFDPLVLERGAQAGSDVAAWHHVRLFSPWSELVAPAAGRLLETTGWTRPDGEAYPTGADWAGRYLRPLAEALGDRVRFGAEVIGVARRGRDRVVDSGRDDEPFTVHVHAADGAEQRIAARAVIDASGTWSTPNPLGGEGLPAVGERASAERIAYRVPNLGDEAVRARYSGKHVVVAGSGHSALTALVALSGLAKDGTRISWVLRRGAVGDTFGGGEADQLPARGALGLRARDAVESGLVTVVTGFRTEAVERDTEGRLTLVSSGGQRIEQVDEVVTLSGFRPDLTWLSEIRLELDPTLQAPVALAPLIDPNVHSCGTVYPHGAKELAHPEKDFYLAGMKSYGRAPTFLAMTGYEQVRSIAAQLAGDHEAAARVELRMAETGVCGGAGLFDEPDDAPATGGCCAAPEPEVLTLSAPSAAVR, encoded by the coding sequence ATGAACGAGCTGCCTGTCGTGGTGATCGGGGCCGGGCCGGTGGGGCTGGCGGCCGCCGCCGAGCTGGTGGAGCGGGGTTTTGACCCGCTGGTGCTGGAGCGCGGCGCGCAAGCGGGTTCGGACGTGGCGGCGTGGCACCACGTGCGGTTGTTCTCGCCGTGGTCCGAACTCGTGGCTCCCGCGGCCGGACGGCTGCTGGAGACGACCGGCTGGACCCGGCCCGACGGCGAGGCGTATCCGACGGGCGCGGACTGGGCCGGCCGGTATCTGCGACCGCTGGCGGAGGCGCTAGGTGACCGGGTCCGCTTCGGCGCCGAGGTGATCGGCGTCGCTCGCCGGGGGCGGGACCGGGTCGTGGACAGCGGCCGCGACGACGAGCCGTTCACCGTGCACGTCCACGCCGCCGACGGCGCGGAGCAGCGGATCGCGGCGCGGGCCGTGATCGACGCGTCCGGCACGTGGTCGACGCCCAACCCGCTCGGCGGCGAAGGCCTTCCCGCCGTCGGTGAGCGTGCGTCGGCGGAGCGGATCGCTTATCGGGTCCCGAATCTGGGCGACGAGGCGGTGCGGGCCCGGTACTCGGGCAAGCACGTGGTGGTCGCCGGCAGCGGGCATTCGGCACTGACCGCGCTGGTCGCCTTGTCCGGCCTCGCGAAGGACGGCACGCGGATCAGCTGGGTACTGCGGCGCGGCGCGGTCGGCGACACTTTCGGCGGCGGCGAAGCCGATCAGCTTCCCGCGCGGGGCGCTCTCGGCCTGCGTGCCCGGGACGCGGTGGAATCCGGACTGGTCACGGTGGTGACCGGGTTCCGCACCGAGGCGGTCGAACGCGACACCGAGGGACGGCTGACCCTCGTCTCCTCGGGCGGGCAGCGGATCGAGCAGGTCGACGAGGTCGTGACCTTGTCCGGTTTCCGACCCGATCTGACCTGGCTGTCGGAGATCCGGCTGGAGCTGGACCCGACCTTGCAGGCACCGGTCGCGCTCGCGCCGCTGATCGATCCGAACGTCCACTCGTGCGGAACCGTGTATCCCCACGGTGCCAAGGAACTCGCGCATCCGGAGAAGGACTTCTACCTGGCCGGGATGAAGAGCTACGGCCGGGCACCGACGTTCCTGGCGATGACCGGCTACGAGCAGGTCCGCAGTATCGCCGCCCAGCTCGCCGGGGACCATGAGGCGGCCGCGCGGGTCGAACTGCGCATGGCCGAGACCGGCGTCTGCGGCGGCGCGGGCCTGTTCGACGAACCGGACGACGCACCGGCCACAGGTGGCTGCTGCGCGGCACCGGAGCCTGAGGTCCTGACGCTGTCCGCGCCGTCGGCCGCGGTGCGCTGA
- a CDS encoding helix-turn-helix domain-containing GNAT family N-acetyltransferase produces MTTVVPASLAGLLPEREAATYAGWFACLAEPMRVKLLHAVATAPRGLTVGALTEILGTSQSTCSHHVRKLADVGFVHLRKEGTATVVTINQACCSGLPHAADAVMGLLAPRPCCPDNVPDDVLIRALRDDDWNAVRRIHAEGIATGLATFDTEVPTRKALDANWLTGHRWVAEVDGEVAGWTAANPASPRECYRGVAETSVYVAESHRGRGVGKALLFKQVTEADAAGIWTLQTSILTDNRAGIALHHSAGYRTVGIRERIAQRDGTWHDTVFLERRSPVG; encoded by the coding sequence ATGACGACGGTTGTGCCCGCTTCCCTTGCCGGTCTCCTGCCCGAGCGCGAAGCCGCGACCTATGCCGGGTGGTTCGCTTGCCTGGCCGAGCCGATGCGGGTGAAACTGCTGCACGCGGTCGCGACCGCGCCGCGTGGCCTGACCGTGGGTGCGCTCACCGAAATCCTCGGAACCAGCCAGTCGACGTGCTCGCATCACGTCCGGAAGCTGGCCGATGTCGGTTTCGTTCATCTGCGCAAAGAGGGCACCGCGACGGTCGTGACGATCAATCAGGCTTGCTGCAGCGGTCTTCCGCACGCGGCCGACGCGGTGATGGGCCTGCTCGCGCCGCGACCCTGTTGCCCGGACAACGTGCCTGACGACGTGCTCATTCGCGCCCTGCGCGATGACGACTGGAACGCGGTGCGCCGGATCCACGCCGAAGGCATCGCCACCGGACTCGCCACCTTCGACACCGAAGTCCCGACTCGGAAAGCTCTCGACGCGAACTGGCTGACCGGTCACCGCTGGGTCGCCGAAGTCGACGGCGAGGTCGCCGGCTGGACCGCCGCCAATCCGGCCTCACCGCGCGAGTGCTATCGGGGAGTCGCCGAGACATCGGTCTACGTCGCCGAAAGCCACCGCGGCCGCGGCGTCGGGAAAGCGCTGCTGTTCAAGCAGGTCACCGAAGCCGACGCCGCCGGGATCTGGACGTTGCAGACCTCGATCCTCACCGACAACCGCGCCGGCATCGCCCTGCACCACAGCGCCGGCTACCGCACCGTCGGCATCCGCGAACGCATCGCCCAACGCGACGGCACCTGGCACGACACCGTCTTCCTCGAACGCCGCAGTCCCGTCGGCTAG
- a CDS encoding AAA family ATPase — translation MNWSQLLVPVTSGVAVALIVAIVRFLWRRTRLPTGLSQRMTRRNYLAEMLVISKNDNVERLDALVPNLLPAACSPVLAEIQEAWSQINGRRGVRVITRTEPAALTAGAELLGAGIEVRVSRALTAGHLSYHVFSGSEHHTVLNRRNGGKDRPERLDEISAAKVFRSHFDEMWSESEPIESFLAGELLAGDLSAGEIPAGSKTGDGLSRLADRIREQRAAYQLSPKAEDAVLRHLAFRHRAPVIFVTGLPGAGKSLVRRAIAEELRRWRMQVDELNDYVYAFQEFLHALMLLGDGRGAGFSAQQGGAFQVEREDDLRPALHTLGHRVWENRRSNPITIVEFARADTTGALQVFGDEVLAASQIVHVRASDAERATRLARRGEPPKISVAGQLITLEVSDEHRLPSNAADTLYSRDDFALLKAQKNVAGRLFLVENESEGKAHIDEQVAAFVETVVRPYRALAT, via the coding sequence ATGAACTGGAGCCAGCTCCTCGTGCCCGTGACCAGCGGCGTGGCCGTCGCTCTCATCGTGGCGATCGTCAGGTTCTTGTGGCGTCGCACCCGCCTGCCGACCGGGCTCTCCCAGCGGATGACCCGGCGGAACTACCTGGCGGAGATGCTGGTCATCTCCAAGAACGACAACGTCGAGCGGCTCGACGCACTGGTCCCGAACCTGCTGCCGGCGGCATGCTCTCCCGTGCTCGCCGAGATCCAGGAGGCGTGGTCGCAGATCAACGGCCGCCGCGGGGTTCGGGTGATCACCCGAACGGAGCCGGCCGCCCTCACCGCCGGTGCCGAGTTGCTCGGGGCCGGGATCGAGGTTCGCGTGTCCCGCGCGCTGACCGCGGGTCACCTGTCGTACCACGTGTTCTCCGGTTCGGAGCACCACACGGTGCTCAACCGGCGCAACGGGGGGAAGGATCGACCCGAACGGCTGGACGAGATCTCCGCCGCCAAGGTGTTCCGCAGTCACTTCGACGAGATGTGGAGTGAATCCGAACCCATCGAATCGTTCCTGGCAGGGGAACTCCTGGCCGGGGACCTCTCGGCAGGGGAAATCCCGGCCGGGAGCAAGACGGGCGATGGACTGTCCCGCCTCGCGGACCGGATCCGGGAGCAGCGCGCCGCCTACCAGCTGTCGCCCAAGGCGGAAGACGCGGTCCTGCGGCACCTGGCGTTCCGCCACCGCGCGCCGGTCATCTTCGTCACCGGCCTCCCGGGTGCCGGCAAGTCACTGGTCCGGCGAGCCATCGCCGAAGAGCTTCGGCGGTGGCGGATGCAGGTCGACGAGCTGAACGACTACGTCTACGCATTCCAAGAATTCCTCCACGCCTTGATGCTCCTCGGCGACGGTCGCGGTGCGGGCTTCAGCGCCCAGCAGGGCGGCGCGTTCCAGGTGGAGCGCGAGGATGATCTCCGGCCTGCGCTTCACACGCTCGGCCATCGTGTGTGGGAAAACCGCCGGAGCAACCCGATCACGATCGTCGAGTTCGCCAGGGCCGACACGACCGGTGCGCTCCAGGTGTTCGGCGACGAGGTCCTGGCGGCGTCGCAGATCGTCCACGTCCGCGCCTCCGACGCCGAGCGCGCGACCCGGCTGGCCAGGCGGGGCGAGCCACCGAAGATCTCGGTGGCGGGGCAGCTGATCACCCTCGAAGTGTCCGACGAACACCGGCTGCCCAGCAACGCCGCGGACACCCTTTACAGCAGGGACGACTTCGCGCTGCTGAAGGCTCAGAAGAACGTCGCCGGTCGGCTGTTCCTCGTCGAGAACGAGTCCGAGGGAAAGGCGCATATCGACGAGCAGGTCGCGGCGTTCGTCGAAACCGTCGTGCGACCGTACCGCGCACTTGCGACTTAG
- a CDS encoding STAS domain-containing protein translates to MTVERLGRTLVLIVDGDLDLHTAPTARQAIESALSHRPRRLVVDLSLVRFLNSAGLEVLLTAHRQAAPHTDLRLVVSTRAVWRPLQLTRLHDHLVIHASRSAAIASPARTGGEDRSPPS, encoded by the coding sequence GTGACCGTGGAGCGACTCGGCCGGACACTGGTGCTCATCGTGGACGGTGACCTGGACCTGCACACCGCACCCACGGCCCGCCAAGCGATCGAATCGGCGTTGAGCCATCGGCCGCGACGGCTGGTCGTGGACTTGAGTCTCGTCCGGTTCCTGAACTCCGCCGGGCTGGAGGTCCTGCTCACCGCCCACCGGCAAGCCGCCCCGCATACCGACCTCCGGCTGGTCGTCTCCACGCGCGCCGTCTGGCGGCCCTTGCAGCTCACCCGGCTGCACGACCACCTGGTCATCCACGCCTCACGCTCGGCGGCCATCGCCTCACCCGCCAGAACCGGCGGAGAGGACCGCTCCCCGCCGTCATGA